Proteins encoded in a region of the Rutidosis leptorrhynchoides isolate AG116_Rl617_1_P2 chromosome 9, CSIRO_AGI_Rlap_v1, whole genome shotgun sequence genome:
- the LOC139866518 gene encoding LOW QUALITY PROTEIN: uncharacterized protein (The sequence of the model RefSeq protein was modified relative to this genomic sequence to represent the inferred CDS: inserted 2 bases in 1 codon; substituted 1 base at 1 genomic stop codon): MSLHMLSCPSHMFCIMSKQEFLHKTRISSTSTITNNPVTSPLYCQPNAVGIIGGVSADVSLNFVKKLVKYSSEGKEDGNALPFVLCSDSIINKNTLHHDDSSHLNDHTQIMENLIHKRVYLERSGACIVMPCHISHLWYDNVLKGCSVPVLHMGECVAKELKEAKLKPVXAILKKGFYQDKLQKEGFXVILQDKATMEHTIIPSTEAISRKDIEGARNLLRIALQVLLVKAVNAIILASDDMRELLPHDDPLLKKCVDPLESLARSTVKLAQSAIYSS; this comes from the exons ATGTCCCTCCACATGTTAAGTTGCCCATCCCATATGTTCTGTATAATGAGTAAACAAGAGTTTCTGCATAAAACAAGGATAAGTTCGACTTCAACGATCACTAACAATCCCGTTACAAGTCCCTTATATTGTCAACCAAATGCAGTGGGAATAATCGGAGGAGTGTCAGCTGACGTGTCACTAAACTTTGTTAAAAAGCTCGTAAAATATAGCAGCGAGGGCAAAGAAGATGGAAATGCACTACCTTTTGTTCTTTGCTCAGATTCGATTATAAACAAGAACACTTTACACCATGATGATTCTTCACATTTGAACGATCATACTCAAATTATGGAAAATTTGATACATAAAAGGGTTTATCTTGAGAGGTCTGGGGCTTGTATTGTGATGCCGTGTCACATATCGCATTTATGGTATGATAATGTTTTAAAAGGGTGTTCGGTTCCTGTACTACATATGGGTGAGTGTGTTGCGAAGGAACTTAAGGAAGCGAAGTTAAAACCAGT TGCAATCCTTAAAAAGGGATTTTATCAAGATAAACTTCAAAAGGAG GGTTTTTAGGTTATTCTACAAGATAAAGCTACTATGGAACACACGATAATCCCATCAACTGAAGCCATAAGCAGAAAAGACATAGAAGGCGCACGAAACCTGTTGAGAATTGCGTTACAGGTCCTTCTAGTAAAAGCAGTCAACGCCATTATCCTTGCATCAGATGATATGAGAGAACTTTTGCCACATGATGATCCTCTGTTGAAAAAATGTGTCGACCCGTTAGAGTCATTAGCTCGGTCAACCGTCAAACTTGCTCAATCCGCCATATATAGTTCATAA